In Clarias gariepinus isolate MV-2021 ecotype Netherlands chromosome 9, CGAR_prim_01v2, whole genome shotgun sequence, a single window of DNA contains:
- the LOC128529801 gene encoding periaxin-like — MPSQRKKRQRRIRRLRQGRVLEDPCVVTGKRNSGVCRVSAPNRERLRAAQRKAQAEVSEVTSDSEAHASPDAKVTETTEVGTATKVHAPEIKAPEISIPEENKRPEISAPEKTKEAADEFRAPEYVRSPEEVRAPEEVCFAEVCSTEKVGALEEDIEDIKDDNKVAELPKVSEHLRDIATLENTSAETPDMMTAPKMELELMPVPKKAAAQKMSTLEATAGPVPCSEVSVPEIEALGTKNPNVSSLEALDVTPSKPQEVTSSLEPLVSPHSPPELVPALKVTESPKFATGEGKMEATEMVPLKVTADPDITVLEIVKGPEDVNVGLISNQNVEPLVRTKVLDMMEPQMSCSEIKPPTVSACDDLDVTEPDVILAPEVAAQEMKDEVLCEGSVKVPLE, encoded by the exons ATGCCCAGTCAGAGGAAGAAGAGACAGCGGCGTATAAGGAGGCTG AGACAGGGGAGAGTTCTGGAGGATCCGTGTGTAGTTACTGGAAAAAGAAACTCAGGAGTTTGTCGTGTTTCTGCTCCAAATCGTGAGAGACTCAGAGCAGCTCAGAGGAAAGCTCAAGCAGAAGTTTCAGAAGTGACCTCTGATTCTGAAGCGCATGCTTCTCCTGACGCCAAAGTGACAGAAACCACAGAAGTCGGAACTGCAACAAAAGTTCATGCTCCAGAAATAAAAGCTCCAGAAATTTCCATTCCAGAAGAGAATAAAAGACCAGAAATTTCAGCTccagaaaaaactaaagaagCTGCAGATGAATTTAGAGCTCCAGAATATGTTAGAAGCCCAGAAGAAGTTAGAGCTCCAGAAGAAGTCTGCTTTGCAGAAGTCTGCTCTACAGAGAAGGTTGGAGCTTTGGAAGAAGATATCGAAGATATTAAAGACGATAACAAAGTTGCAGAATTACCCAAAGTTTCAGAGCACCTGAGAGATATTGCAACTTTAGAAAACACGTCAGCAGAAACTCCAGACATGATGACAGCACCAAAAATGGAATTGGAATTGATGCCAGTTCCAAAGAAAGCAGCAGCTCAGAAAATGTCCACTTTAGAAGCAACAGCAGGACCAGTTCCATGCTCAGAAGTTTCAGTACCAGAAATAGAAGCTTTAGGAACAAAAAACCCAAATGTATCATCACTAGAAGCTCTAGATGTGACACCATCAAAACCCCAGGAAGTGACTTCAAGTCTAGAACCTCTGGTGTCTCCACATTCTCCACCAGAATTAGTACCAGCTCTAAAAGTGACCGAGTCACCAAAGTTTGCTACTGGTGAAGGAAAAATGGAGGCCACGGAAATGGTACCTCTAAAAGTGACAGCAGACCCAGACATCACAGTTCTGGAAATAGTTAAAGGACCAGAAGATGTAAATGTAGGTTTAATATCAAATCAAAATGTGGAACCTTTAGTTAGAACCAAAGTTCTTGACATGATGGAACCACAAATGTCTTGTTCAGAAATAAAACCACCAACGGTTTCAGCTTGTGATGATCTGGATGTGACCGAACCAGACGTGATCTTGGCTCCAGAAGTTGCAGCTCAGGAGATGAAAGATGAAGTTCTGTGTGAAGGTTCTGTGAAGGTTCCTTTAGAATAA
- the LOC128529848 gene encoding Rieske domain-containing protein, translating to MMSSGEDVSPPTHSHYVGQSDEIIRAGRVVTSVDGRDVLVLHHQGALHALDARCYHAGGPLQNGYIEEIAGHVCIVCPWHKYKISVCDGEGFYQAVDPTVKPLKPRWCSKGVKQRVHKVTEVRGHVYITLSTSPEHLESDRYQTPKYRDTLHRNQN from the exons ATGATGTCATCAGGTGAGGATGTTTCTCCGCCCACACACTCTCATTACGTTGGTCAGAGTGATGAGATCATCAGGGCGGGCCGTGTAGTGACCAGTGTGGATGGCAGGGACGTGCTTGTCCTTCACCACCAGGGAGCGCTGCACGCTCTGGACGCACGCTGTTACC atgctGGAGGTCCTCTACAGAACGGATACATTGAG gagattGCAGGacatgtgtgtattgtgtgtccATGGCATAAATataagatcagtgtgtgtgatggtgaagGTTTTTATCAGGCTGTGGATCCTACGGTGAAGCCTCTGAAACCACGCTGGTGCTCTAAAGGGGTCAAACAGAGAGTTCACAAGGTcacagaggtcagaggtcacgtATACATTACCCTCAGCACCTCACCTGAGCACCTGGAATCCGACCGGTACCAGACACCAAAGTACAGGGACACCCTACACAGGAACCAGAATTGA